One Hyla sarda isolate aHylSar1 chromosome 11, aHylSar1.hap1, whole genome shotgun sequence genomic window carries:
- the LOC130295116 gene encoding T-lymphocyte surface antigen Ly-9-like isoform X4, whose product MICLLWILMGSALKCLLCERSCGGRSHVAGDEGSDVIFQVDPAGVMGDITWFVSGNHFATSESGKNIKIRDNRYKGKVFSMEDGSLLMKNLARKDQGTYIGSTLKNMSGEAELCAMIYDVRVYGMLSKDYIEIEYEVSNNGTCSVTFSCTVRGSDVNITWESSKDNDINGSGNVVHVLNPDPEVIYTCAAWISGTRTSKSVTPWEYCKKGTDILYSSSLERQQKPEDYTAQNTIRIMLAACMLTIAGFIFIHHMKTEVVASVGNNG is encoded by the exons ATGATCTGTCTCTTGTGGATTCTGATGGGAAGTGCCCTAAAAT GTCTATTATGTGAAAGATCCTGCGGAGGGAGAAGTCATGTTGCTGGCGATGAAGGCAGCGATGTCATATTTCAGGTGGATCCCGCTGGAGTTATGGGAGACATCACTTGGTTCGTCTCCGGGAATCATTTTGCCACTTCGGAAtctggaaaaaatataaaaatccgAGACAACCGATACAAAGGGAAAGTGTTCAGCATGGAGGACGGATCGTTGCTTATGAAAAACTTGGCCAGAAAAGACCAAGGAACTTATATAGGGAGCACCCTGAAAAATATGTCAGGAGAAGCAGAGCTCTGCGCAATGATCTATGATGTCAGGGTTTACG GGATGTTATCAAAGGATTATATAGAGATTGAATATGAGGTTTCCAATAATGGGACGTGTAGTGTGACCTTCAGCTGTACCGTGAGGGGGTCCGACGTGAACATTACCTGGGAAAGCTCAAAAGATAACGACATAAATGGGAGCGGTAATGTTGTACATGTACTGAACCCTGATCCAGAAGTCATCTACACATGTGCAGCATGGATCTCCGGCACTAGAACCTCCAAATCGGTCACCCCCTGGGAATACTGTAAGAAGGGTACGGATATACTGTACAGTTCCAGCCTAG AAAGACAACAGAAACCAGAAGATTACACGGCCCAGAACACAATACGGATAATGCTGGCCGCTTGCATGTTGACCATCGCTGGCTTTATTTTTATCCATCACATGAAAACAGAGGTTGTGGCATCTGTAGGTAACAACGGGTGA
- the LOC130295116 gene encoding T-lymphocyte surface antigen Ly-9-like isoform X5: protein MGDITWFVSGNHFATSESGKNIKIRDNRYKGKVFSMEDGSLLMKNLARKDQGTYIGSTLKNMSGEAELCAMIYDVRVYGMLSKDYIEIEYEVSNNGTCSVTFSCTVRGSDVNITWESSKDNDINGSGNVVHVLNPDPEVIYTCAAWISGTRTSKSVTPWEYCKKGTDILYSSSLERQQKPEDYTAQNTIRIMLAACMLTIAGFIFIHHMKTEVVASVGNNG from the exons ATGGGAGACATCACTTGGTTCGTCTCCGGGAATCATTTTGCCACTTCGGAAtctggaaaaaatataaaaatccgAGACAACCGATACAAAGGGAAAGTGTTCAGCATGGAGGACGGATCGTTGCTTATGAAAAACTTGGCCAGAAAAGACCAAGGAACTTATATAGGGAGCACCCTGAAAAATATGTCAGGAGAAGCAGAGCTCTGCGCAATGATCTATGATGTCAGGGTTTACG GGATGTTATCAAAGGATTATATAGAGATTGAATATGAGGTTTCCAATAATGGGACGTGTAGTGTGACCTTCAGCTGTACCGTGAGGGGGTCCGACGTGAACATTACCTGGGAAAGCTCAAAAGATAACGACATAAATGGGAGCGGTAATGTTGTACATGTACTGAACCCTGATCCAGAAGTCATCTACACATGTGCAGCATGGATCTCCGGCACTAGAACCTCCAAATCGGTCACCCCCTGGGAATACTGTAAGAAGGGTACGGATATACTGTACAGTTCCAGCCTAG AAAGACAACAGAAACCAGAAGATTACACGGCCCAGAACACAATACGGATAATGCTGGCCGCTTGCATGTTGACCATCGCTGGCTTTATTTTTATCCATCACATGAAAACAGAGGTTGTGGCATCTGTAGGTAACAACGGGTGA
- the LOC130295116 gene encoding T-lymphocyte surface antigen Ly-9-like isoform X2, with protein sequence MLGAVAKQQQEVVTQLQLLIHAASGLLCERSCGGRSHVAGDEGSDVIFQVDPAGVMGDITWFVSGNHFATSESGKNIKIRDNRYKGKVFSMEDGSLLMKNLARKDQGTYIGSTLKNMSGEAELCAMIYDVRVYGMLSKDYIEIEYEVSNNGTCSVTFSCTVRGSDVNITWESSKDNDINGSGNVVHVLNPDPEVIYTCAAWISGTRTSKSVTPWEYCKKGTDILYSSSLERQQKPEDYTAQNTIRIMLAACMLTIAGFIFIHHMKTEVVASVGNNG encoded by the exons atgctgggagctgttgctaagcaacagcaggaggttgtTACTCAGcttcaactgctgatccacgccgcttcag GTCTATTATGTGAAAGATCCTGCGGAGGGAGAAGTCATGTTGCTGGCGATGAAGGCAGCGATGTCATATTTCAGGTGGATCCCGCTGGAGTTATGGGAGACATCACTTGGTTCGTCTCCGGGAATCATTTTGCCACTTCGGAAtctggaaaaaatataaaaatccgAGACAACCGATACAAAGGGAAAGTGTTCAGCATGGAGGACGGATCGTTGCTTATGAAAAACTTGGCCAGAAAAGACCAAGGAACTTATATAGGGAGCACCCTGAAAAATATGTCAGGAGAAGCAGAGCTCTGCGCAATGATCTATGATGTCAGGGTTTACG GGATGTTATCAAAGGATTATATAGAGATTGAATATGAGGTTTCCAATAATGGGACGTGTAGTGTGACCTTCAGCTGTACCGTGAGGGGGTCCGACGTGAACATTACCTGGGAAAGCTCAAAAGATAACGACATAAATGGGAGCGGTAATGTTGTACATGTACTGAACCCTGATCCAGAAGTCATCTACACATGTGCAGCATGGATCTCCGGCACTAGAACCTCCAAATCGGTCACCCCCTGGGAATACTGTAAGAAGGGTACGGATATACTGTACAGTTCCAGCCTAG AAAGACAACAGAAACCAGAAGATTACACGGCCCAGAACACAATACGGATAATGCTGGCCGCTTGCATGTTGACCATCGCTGGCTTTATTTTTATCCATCACATGAAAACAGAGGTTGTGGCATCTGTAGGTAACAACGGGTGA
- the LOC130295116 gene encoding T-lymphocyte surface antigen Ly-9-like isoform X3, whose amino-acid sequence MPNLRKRHRHSCKLSKSGGLLCERSCGGRSHVAGDEGSDVIFQVDPAGVMGDITWFVSGNHFATSESGKNIKIRDNRYKGKVFSMEDGSLLMKNLARKDQGTYIGSTLKNMSGEAELCAMIYDVRVYGMLSKDYIEIEYEVSNNGTCSVTFSCTVRGSDVNITWESSKDNDINGSGNVVHVLNPDPEVIYTCAAWISGTRTSKSVTPWEYCKKGTDILYSSSLERQQKPEDYTAQNTIRIMLAACMLTIAGFIFIHHMKTEVVASVGNNG is encoded by the exons ATGCCAAATCTCAGGAAAAGACACCGGCACTCATGTAAATTGTCAAAGTCTGGCG GTCTATTATGTGAAAGATCCTGCGGAGGGAGAAGTCATGTTGCTGGCGATGAAGGCAGCGATGTCATATTTCAGGTGGATCCCGCTGGAGTTATGGGAGACATCACTTGGTTCGTCTCCGGGAATCATTTTGCCACTTCGGAAtctggaaaaaatataaaaatccgAGACAACCGATACAAAGGGAAAGTGTTCAGCATGGAGGACGGATCGTTGCTTATGAAAAACTTGGCCAGAAAAGACCAAGGAACTTATATAGGGAGCACCCTGAAAAATATGTCAGGAGAAGCAGAGCTCTGCGCAATGATCTATGATGTCAGGGTTTACG GGATGTTATCAAAGGATTATATAGAGATTGAATATGAGGTTTCCAATAATGGGACGTGTAGTGTGACCTTCAGCTGTACCGTGAGGGGGTCCGACGTGAACATTACCTGGGAAAGCTCAAAAGATAACGACATAAATGGGAGCGGTAATGTTGTACATGTACTGAACCCTGATCCAGAAGTCATCTACACATGTGCAGCATGGATCTCCGGCACTAGAACCTCCAAATCGGTCACCCCCTGGGAATACTGTAAGAAGGGTACGGATATACTGTACAGTTCCAGCCTAG AAAGACAACAGAAACCAGAAGATTACACGGCCCAGAACACAATACGGATAATGCTGGCCGCTTGCATGTTGACCATCGCTGGCTTTATTTTTATCCATCACATGAAAACAGAGGTTGTGGCATCTGTAGGTAACAACGGGTGA
- the LOC130295116 gene encoding T-lymphocyte surface antigen Ly-9-like isoform X1: MLLFWDIACTVQDPEEAPVLYIDSDYSSQQIFITFICLLCERSCGGRSHVAGDEGSDVIFQVDPAGVMGDITWFVSGNHFATSESGKNIKIRDNRYKGKVFSMEDGSLLMKNLARKDQGTYIGSTLKNMSGEAELCAMIYDVRVYGMLSKDYIEIEYEVSNNGTCSVTFSCTVRGSDVNITWESSKDNDINGSGNVVHVLNPDPEVIYTCAAWISGTRTSKSVTPWEYCKKGTDILYSSSLERQQKPEDYTAQNTIRIMLAACMLTIAGFIFIHHMKTEVVASVGNNG, translated from the exons atgttacttttttgggacattgcctgtactgtacaggaccctgaagaagctcctgtcctctacatagacagtgattacagctcccagcagatctttattacttttatat GTCTATTATGTGAAAGATCCTGCGGAGGGAGAAGTCATGTTGCTGGCGATGAAGGCAGCGATGTCATATTTCAGGTGGATCCCGCTGGAGTTATGGGAGACATCACTTGGTTCGTCTCCGGGAATCATTTTGCCACTTCGGAAtctggaaaaaatataaaaatccgAGACAACCGATACAAAGGGAAAGTGTTCAGCATGGAGGACGGATCGTTGCTTATGAAAAACTTGGCCAGAAAAGACCAAGGAACTTATATAGGGAGCACCCTGAAAAATATGTCAGGAGAAGCAGAGCTCTGCGCAATGATCTATGATGTCAGGGTTTACG GGATGTTATCAAAGGATTATATAGAGATTGAATATGAGGTTTCCAATAATGGGACGTGTAGTGTGACCTTCAGCTGTACCGTGAGGGGGTCCGACGTGAACATTACCTGGGAAAGCTCAAAAGATAACGACATAAATGGGAGCGGTAATGTTGTACATGTACTGAACCCTGATCCAGAAGTCATCTACACATGTGCAGCATGGATCTCCGGCACTAGAACCTCCAAATCGGTCACCCCCTGGGAATACTGTAAGAAGGGTACGGATATACTGTACAGTTCCAGCCTAG AAAGACAACAGAAACCAGAAGATTACACGGCCCAGAACACAATACGGATAATGCTGGCCGCTTGCATGTTGACCATCGCTGGCTTTATTTTTATCCATCACATGAAAACAGAGGTTGTGGCATCTGTAGGTAACAACGGGTGA